A region from the Streptomyces sp. 3214.6 genome encodes:
- a CDS encoding DUF7134 domain-containing protein, with the protein MLTALLFVASVSPWPELQPPGLLVLQVALLLPLVWRGRAPLVVFGAVATAASAQWLIGVQPLPADVALLVALYTVAKRFP; encoded by the coding sequence TTGCTGACAGCCTTGCTCTTCGTCGCGAGCGTCAGCCCCTGGCCGGAGCTTCAGCCCCCGGGGCTGCTGGTCCTTCAGGTGGCCCTGCTGTTGCCCTTGGTGTGGCGGGGCCGTGCACCTCTCGTGGTGTTCGGCGCGGTGGCCACCGCTGCCTCCGCCCAGTGGCTCATCGGCGTCCAGCCTCTGCCCGCCGACGTGGCTCTGCTGGTCGCCCTGTACACGGTGGCCAAGCGCTTCCCCTAG
- a CDS encoding fumarylacetoacetate hydrolase family protein, giving the protein MATLAQPVGLFALGTLSASDGRRFPSLVVRDRVLDLSQALAWEPADMRSVLERWEETLPVLHTLAGEDALEWQSLDSLRVHAPVEPRQIFQSGANYRQHVIDLEVAHRSPDDPRTVEEAREEIAAVMDRRAAEDLPYVFIGLPSAITGPYDDVVLPVWAEQPDWELELAAVVAKPAYRVSVEEALEYVAGYTIANDLTDRATVFRRDMKAIGTDWLRSKNAPGFTPLGPWIVPAGSIADPGDLRVTLKLNDETMQDESTKDMLFGIARLVSYISQTARLLPGDLVLTGSPAGNGIHWRRLLRDGDVMEGSITGLGVQRTRCVAEEAAT; this is encoded by the coding sequence ATGGCAACGCTCGCGCAACCCGTCGGCCTGTTCGCGCTCGGCACGCTCTCCGCGTCTGACGGAAGACGGTTTCCCAGCCTCGTGGTCCGGGACCGGGTGCTGGACCTGAGCCAGGCCCTGGCCTGGGAGCCTGCCGATATGCGTTCCGTGCTGGAACGGTGGGAGGAGACGCTTCCCGTTCTGCACACCCTCGCGGGCGAAGACGCCCTGGAGTGGCAGTCGCTCGACAGCCTGAGGGTGCATGCCCCGGTGGAGCCCCGACAGATCTTCCAGTCCGGCGCCAACTACCGACAGCACGTCATCGACCTGGAGGTCGCCCACCGCTCCCCGGACGACCCGCGCACGGTCGAGGAAGCGCGAGAGGAGATCGCCGCGGTCATGGACCGGCGGGCCGCGGAGGATCTGCCCTACGTGTTCATCGGCCTGCCGAGCGCGATCACCGGCCCGTACGACGATGTCGTCCTGCCCGTCTGGGCCGAACAGCCCGATTGGGAGCTGGAGTTGGCAGCCGTCGTGGCCAAGCCCGCCTACCGGGTTTCCGTCGAGGAGGCGCTGGAGTACGTCGCCGGGTACACGATCGCCAACGATCTCACCGACCGGGCCACCGTCTTCCGTCGGGACATGAAGGCCATCGGCACCGACTGGCTGCGCAGCAAGAACGCGCCCGGCTTCACGCCGCTCGGCCCCTGGATCGTCCCCGCCGGATCGATAGCGGACCCGGGTGATCTTCGGGTCACCCTGAAGCTCAACGACGAGACCATGCAGGACGAGTCGACCAAGGACATGCTCTTCGGCATCGCCCGCCTGGTGTCGTACATCTCGCAGACCGCCCGGCTGCTGCCGGGGGATCTGGTGCTCACGGGCTCCCCGGCCGGCAACGGGATCCACTGGAGGCGGCTGCTGCGCGACGGCGACGTCATGGAGGGCTCGATCACGGGGCTGGGCGTCCAGCGCACCCGCTGTGTCGCCGAGGAGGCAGCGACATGA
- a CDS encoding maleylacetate reductase and hydroxyquinol 1,2-dioxygenase domain-containing protein: MRSFVHTTGPSRVVFGAGTLLQVRDEAERLGGTRVLLLSDGSPALRKDTERLREALGDLAVAEFDGAAMHTPVEVTERALALLRDRDVDCLVAIGGGSTTGLAKALAVRTDLSQVIVPTTYAGSEATPVLGETADGRKVTRSSPAILPETVVYDVELTLGLPVPMSVTSGVNALAHAVEALYSPDATPVTDAMALEAVAAIARALPALHDDPSDLQARAELLQAAWLAGTCLGAVGMGLHHKLCHTLGGTFGLPHAETHTVVLPHAMAYNAPAAPEAMDRIARALGVPDAPTGVFDLIHRAGGPTSLRGLGMAAADLDRAAELATAQPYANPRELTRDGIAHLLRNAWQGGRPHGTVPDLRPLTDEVVASFDGCANPRLKQLLTDLARTLHAYTIRNDLTPQEWQRAIDFLTEAGHITTDTRQEFILLSDTLGVSSVVDALANSRNPDTTSSAILGPFYVAGPPAGEHGSDIAEGLTGTPMRADIKVTDQEGEPVAGAVVDVWQSNEDGFYDVQLPDLDGPVLRARFTTDAAGRFTFWSILPSEYPIPDDGPVGRMLSAVGRHPYRAPHVHFLIDAPGHQPLITQLFVRGGAYLDGVPGSGTRSSASRTT; this comes from the coding sequence ATGAGGAGTTTTGTGCACACCACCGGCCCGAGCCGGGTGGTCTTCGGCGCGGGCACGCTTTTGCAGGTCCGTGATGAGGCAGAGCGTCTCGGCGGGACCCGGGTACTGCTCCTCTCCGACGGGTCACCGGCCCTGCGCAAGGACACCGAACGGCTCCGCGAAGCCCTGGGCGACCTGGCGGTGGCCGAGTTCGACGGCGCGGCCATGCACACGCCTGTCGAGGTGACCGAGCGGGCGCTGGCCCTGCTGCGCGACCGGGACGTGGACTGCCTGGTGGCGATCGGCGGCGGTTCGACGACCGGTCTCGCGAAGGCGTTGGCGGTCCGCACGGATCTGTCCCAGGTCATCGTGCCGACCACCTACGCCGGATCCGAGGCCACACCCGTGCTCGGCGAGACGGCGGACGGCCGCAAGGTCACCCGGTCCTCGCCCGCGATCCTGCCGGAAACGGTCGTGTACGACGTCGAGCTCACCCTCGGGCTACCGGTCCCGATGTCGGTGACCAGCGGCGTCAACGCACTGGCCCACGCCGTGGAAGCCCTCTACTCACCGGACGCCACCCCGGTCACCGACGCCATGGCCTTGGAGGCGGTCGCCGCCATCGCCCGTGCCCTCCCCGCCCTTCACGACGACCCGTCCGACCTCCAGGCGCGGGCGGAACTGCTCCAGGCGGCGTGGCTGGCGGGCACCTGCCTCGGTGCCGTCGGCATGGGACTGCACCACAAGCTCTGCCACACGCTGGGCGGCACCTTCGGTCTCCCGCACGCCGAGACCCACACCGTGGTCCTTCCGCACGCCATGGCTTACAACGCGCCCGCCGCACCCGAGGCGATGGACCGCATCGCGCGCGCCTTGGGCGTGCCCGACGCCCCCACCGGCGTCTTCGACCTGATCCACCGGGCCGGCGGCCCGACGTCGCTGCGGGGTCTCGGCATGGCGGCGGCGGACCTGGACCGCGCGGCGGAACTGGCCACCGCACAGCCGTATGCGAACCCGCGCGAGCTGACCCGCGACGGCATCGCGCACCTGCTGAGGAACGCGTGGCAGGGCGGACGTCCCCATGGCACGGTTCCCGACCTGCGCCCGCTGACCGACGAGGTCGTGGCCAGCTTCGACGGCTGCGCGAACCCGCGCCTGAAGCAGCTGCTCACCGATCTCGCCCGCACCCTGCACGCCTACACGATCCGCAACGACCTCACCCCGCAGGAGTGGCAGCGGGCCATCGACTTCCTCACCGAGGCCGGCCACATCACCACCGATACCCGGCAGGAGTTCATCCTGCTCTCCGACACCCTCGGCGTGTCCAGCGTCGTCGACGCCCTCGCCAACTCCCGTAACCCGGACACCACTTCCTCCGCGATCCTCGGCCCCTTCTACGTGGCCGGGCCGCCCGCCGGCGAACACGGCAGCGACATCGCTGAAGGGCTCACGGGCACGCCGATGCGGGCGGACATCAAGGTGACCGACCAGGAAGGGGAGCCGGTCGCCGGCGCCGTGGTGGACGTGTGGCAGTCCAACGAGGACGGCTTCTACGACGTCCAACTTCCGGACCTCGACGGGCCGGTGCTGCGCGCCCGGTTCACCACGGATGCCGCCGGGCGGTTCACGTTCTGGTCGATCCTCCCCTCGGAGTACCCGATCCCGGACGACGGACCGGTCGGCAGGATGCTCTCCGCCGTGGGCCGCCATCCCTACCGCGCCCCGCACGTGCACTTCCTCATCGACGCCCCCGGCCACCAGCCGCTGATCACCCAGCTGTTCGTGCGTGGCGGGGCCTACCTCGACGGAGTCCCCGGCAGCGGGACGCGGTCTTCGGCGTCAAGGACGACCTGA
- a CDS encoding AraC family transcriptional regulator, with product MSEMGLSDTHGILTRPGVRPVRTSMGLGWERLYLSTQRELPYRDAFQGAESHLVILHLDGPVTVRRGRRGLTATRQVPPGGLFLHPADTELDVELGGHLNTVHVYLSDAALQATAETAGDGRPVRLKEEFGTTDPLLEQLVLALDGVVRRWEPSGSTYADQLALMTAAQLARRHSVRHLVTEPTQRRVGLSDRQFTAVRELMDARLSEPLSLEDLASAVGLGVSQFARRFTARTGCPPHRYLVRLRVERAARLLRAGSMPIAQVAAACGFSHQEHLTRVIRSHLGTTPAALRREG from the coding sequence ATGAGCGAGATGGGCCTCAGTGACACCCACGGCATCCTGACGCGGCCCGGGGTGCGTCCCGTCCGCACGAGCATGGGACTCGGCTGGGAGCGGTTGTATCTGTCGACGCAACGGGAACTGCCGTATCGGGACGCATTTCAGGGAGCCGAAAGCCACCTGGTGATCCTTCATCTGGACGGCCCCGTCACGGTTCGCAGGGGACGCCGGGGGCTGACGGCCACACGACAGGTGCCGCCCGGTGGTCTGTTCCTGCATCCGGCCGACACGGAGCTGGACGTGGAACTCGGCGGCCATCTGAACACGGTGCACGTCTACCTGTCGGACGCGGCTCTCCAAGCGACGGCTGAGACGGCGGGGGACGGCCGGCCGGTGCGGCTCAAGGAGGAGTTCGGCACGACGGATCCGCTGCTGGAGCAGCTCGTTCTGGCGCTCGACGGTGTCGTACGGCGCTGGGAACCCAGCGGGAGCACCTATGCGGATCAGCTCGCGCTCATGACCGCGGCCCAGTTGGCCCGCCGCCACAGCGTGCGGCACCTCGTCACCGAGCCGACGCAGAGGCGAGTGGGCCTGAGCGACCGGCAGTTCACGGCCGTTCGGGAACTCATGGACGCCCGGCTCTCCGAGCCGCTGTCGCTGGAGGACCTCGCCTCGGCCGTGGGGCTCGGTGTCAGCCAGTTCGCCCGGCGTTTCACGGCTCGCACGGGGTGCCCTCCGCACCGGTACCTCGTGCGGCTGCGCGTGGAGCGGGCCGCCCGCCTCCTGCGTGCCGGATCCATGCCCATCGCCCAGGTGGCGGCCGCCTGCGGCTTCTCCCACCAGGAACACCTGACCCGAGTGATCCGCTCCCACCTCGGCACGACGCCGGCCGCACTGCGCCGCGAGGGCTGA
- a CDS encoding MFS transporter — protein sequence MPGSVPPSATAVDDVASPAAAVSGPAHLLRVTLLMAGSCLPILGAVLIAPVLPKMQDHFESTPGAKALVPLALTVPALALALLAPFAGVIVDRLGRKRLLIVATLLYAVFGTAPLYLDSLGAIIASRALVGVAEAAIMTCCTTLIGDYYSGPRRVKYLALQTMCASASATVFFVIGGAAGSAGWRVPFWVYAVSLVLAPLMATALPTPAARATVDELPAEAEAHRAFPWRQLRGICALTFFGAMVFYTVPVEMSYLLDDLGVKNSGVIGLATAVSSAATVGGAVTFTRLKRSPDPMLPAVLALCAAGFGVMFLAGNAPLLVVGAVINCVGTGMLLPALLTSAMSRLAFEDRGRGTGLFMAAFFGGEFVCPLILLAVESAVGSLAGAVAVLGLAAALLAAGLFAGRRRVDAVDPRPLPEQTA from the coding sequence ATGCCTGGTTCCGTCCCGCCGTCCGCGACCGCGGTCGACGATGTCGCGTCGCCTGCCGCCGCTGTCTCCGGCCCGGCCCATCTGCTGCGCGTGACCCTGCTGATGGCGGGCAGTTGCCTGCCGATCCTCGGGGCGGTGCTGATCGCCCCGGTGCTGCCGAAGATGCAGGACCACTTCGAGTCCACCCCGGGGGCCAAGGCGCTGGTTCCCCTCGCGCTGACCGTCCCGGCGCTGGCGCTGGCGCTGCTGGCCCCCTTCGCCGGGGTGATCGTCGACCGGCTGGGGCGCAAGCGCCTGCTGATCGTGGCGACTCTCCTGTACGCCGTGTTCGGAACGGCCCCGCTCTACCTGGACTCCCTGGGCGCCATCATCGCCAGCCGTGCCCTGGTCGGCGTCGCCGAGGCCGCGATCATGACGTGCTGCACCACGCTGATCGGCGACTACTACAGCGGCCCGCGGCGGGTGAAGTACCTCGCCCTGCAGACCATGTGCGCTTCCGCGTCGGCCACGGTCTTCTTCGTGATCGGTGGGGCCGCCGGGTCGGCGGGCTGGCGGGTGCCCTTCTGGGTGTACGCCGTGAGCCTGGTGCTCGCCCCGTTGATGGCGACCGCTCTGCCAACACCGGCGGCCCGCGCGACCGTGGACGAGCTCCCGGCCGAGGCGGAAGCCCACCGCGCCTTCCCGTGGCGGCAGTTGCGGGGCATCTGTGCCCTCACCTTCTTCGGGGCGATGGTGTTCTACACCGTCCCGGTGGAGATGTCGTACCTGCTCGACGATCTCGGGGTGAAGAACTCCGGGGTGATCGGCCTGGCCACCGCGGTCTCGAGCGCCGCCACCGTGGGCGGAGCCGTCACGTTCACCCGGCTGAAGCGCTCCCCGGACCCGATGCTGCCCGCCGTCCTGGCGCTCTGCGCGGCCGGCTTCGGGGTGATGTTCCTGGCGGGCAACGCCCCGCTGCTGGTTGTCGGGGCCGTGATCAACTGCGTGGGCACGGGCATGCTGTTGCCCGCCCTCCTTACCAGCGCCATGTCCCGTCTGGCGTTCGAGGACCGCGGCCGGGGCACGGGGCTGTTCATGGCGGCCTTCTTCGGCGGTGAGTTCGTCTGCCCGCTCATCCTGCTGGCCGTGGAGTCCGCGGTCGGAAGTCTGGCCGGTGCGGTGGCCGTGCTGGGGCTGGCCGCCGCCCTCCTTGCGGCGGGGCTGTTCGCGGGCCGCCGCCGTGTCGATGCCGTAGACCCCCGTCCGTTGCCGGAGCAGACGGCCTGA
- a CDS encoding LysR family transcriptional regulator encodes MNLSRLDLNLVVALRALLEERNVTRAGERIGLSQPAMSAALSRLRRHFDDELLARTGNSYELTPLGTALRDRSATACDLLERVFTSQADFDPTAETREFTLLASDYGAAVFGAALARALHREAPGIRLTFQHPAPSVVENTATVLSTVDGLLMPHGVIDGLPAVDLFSDRWLCLVADDHPEVRGELTLDHLARLPWAVYQRPYDAPAARQLSMIGISPRVEVSVQTFQLLPHMIEGTHRIAMIQERLARTAVRAAAVRVLPCPFEAVPVQEAMWWHPVHTQDAAHIWLRQKAAEVGATLTANGDVLEGRGEASHAAPPR; translated from the coding sequence GTGAACCTGTCCCGTCTCGACCTCAACCTGGTCGTCGCCCTCCGCGCACTTCTGGAGGAGCGCAACGTCACCCGGGCCGGCGAGCGCATCGGACTCAGCCAGCCCGCGATGAGCGCGGCGCTGTCCCGGCTGCGCCGCCATTTCGACGACGAACTGCTCGCCAGGACCGGCAACTCCTATGAACTGACGCCTCTCGGCACCGCCCTGCGCGACCGCAGCGCCACCGCCTGCGACCTGCTGGAGCGGGTCTTCACCAGCCAGGCCGACTTCGACCCGACGGCCGAGACCCGCGAGTTCACCCTGCTCGCATCGGACTACGGCGCGGCCGTGTTCGGGGCCGCCCTGGCCCGCGCCCTGCACCGCGAGGCACCCGGGATCCGGCTCACCTTCCAGCACCCGGCGCCCTCCGTCGTGGAGAACACCGCGACCGTGCTGAGCACCGTCGACGGACTGCTGATGCCGCACGGCGTCATCGACGGTCTGCCCGCGGTCGACCTCTTCAGCGACCGCTGGCTGTGCCTGGTCGCCGACGACCACCCCGAGGTCCGCGGCGAGCTCACCCTCGACCATCTGGCCCGGCTTCCCTGGGCCGTATACCAACGCCCCTACGACGCCCCGGCCGCCCGCCAGCTCAGCATGATCGGCATCAGCCCCCGGGTGGAGGTGTCCGTGCAGACCTTCCAGCTGCTGCCCCACATGATCGAGGGCACCCACCGGATCGCGATGATCCAGGAACGCCTCGCCCGCACAGCAGTCCGCGCCGCCGCGGTACGCGTCCTGCCCTGCCCGTTCGAGGCCGTACCGGTGCAGGAGGCGATGTGGTGGCACCCCGTGCACACCCAAGACGCTGCCCACATCTGGCTGCGGCAGAAGGCGGCGGAGGTGGGGGCGACGTTGACGGCCAACGGCGACGTCCTCGAGGGGCGCGGGGAGGCGTCGCATGCGGCACCGCCGCGCTGA
- a CDS encoding FAD-dependent oxidoreductase has protein sequence MSTPEKYDTDVLVIGSGPAGGTAALLLATYGVRTHLVTKYGWLADTPRAHITNQRAMEVFRDLGIEQEALEKGTPSRLMGDTVFATSLLGEEIGRIRTWGTGDESLTEYASQSPCGMIDLPQTYLEPILLSNAAKRGAVVRLNTELIDFEQDADGVTARLRDRPSGAEHTVRARYMIGADGGRSIVADKLGLPLEGQMGKAGSMNIVFRADLTHYVEHRPSVLYWIMRPGADVGGIGMGLLRMVRPWNEWLIVWGYDIDNPPPTVDDEAAAAIVRDLVGDDELDVQIDSASLWTVNHAYATRLHADRVFCAGDAVHRHPPSNGLGSNTSVQDSYNLAWKLAAVLKGHAGPELLDTYSDERAPVAQQIVERANLSRDQFLPLFDALGVVGGDEEGITKALHAARQPDAEGAKKRRAIREAIELKHYEFNAHGVEHNQRYASAAVIPDGTIEAISSDGELFGRPTSRPGAKLPHAWLVDDKGGRISTLDLVARGSFSVVTGLAGTSWADAADILARELGLDLRGVVIDRDAHDAYGEWSRRAEIDEEGALLVRPDGYVAWRTPGGATDLTEATDLLRQALTAVLCRTA, from the coding sequence ATGAGCACGCCTGAGAAGTACGACACCGACGTCCTGGTGATCGGCAGTGGACCCGCCGGCGGCACCGCGGCCTTGCTGCTGGCGACCTACGGTGTGCGCACCCACCTGGTCACCAAATACGGATGGCTCGCCGACACGCCGCGCGCCCACATCACCAACCAGCGTGCGATGGAGGTCTTCCGCGACCTCGGGATCGAGCAGGAGGCCCTGGAGAAGGGCACACCGAGCCGCCTGATGGGCGACACCGTCTTCGCCACCTCCCTCCTGGGCGAGGAGATCGGCCGCATCCGCACCTGGGGCACCGGCGACGAGAGCCTGACCGAGTACGCCTCCCAGAGCCCCTGCGGCATGATCGACCTCCCGCAGACCTACCTGGAGCCCATCCTCCTGTCCAACGCCGCCAAGCGGGGCGCCGTGGTCCGGCTGAACACCGAACTGATCGACTTCGAACAGGACGCGGACGGAGTGACCGCACGCCTACGCGACCGGCCCAGCGGCGCCGAACACACCGTTCGTGCCCGTTACATGATCGGCGCCGACGGCGGTCGCAGCATCGTCGCTGACAAGCTCGGTCTGCCGCTGGAAGGGCAGATGGGCAAGGCCGGCAGCATGAACATCGTCTTCAGGGCCGACCTCACGCACTACGTCGAACACCGGCCCAGCGTCCTGTACTGGATCATGCGCCCGGGCGCCGACGTCGGCGGGATCGGCATGGGCCTGCTGCGCATGGTCCGGCCGTGGAACGAATGGCTCATCGTCTGGGGCTACGACATCGACAACCCCCCGCCCACCGTCGACGACGAGGCGGCGGCAGCGATCGTCCGCGACCTCGTCGGCGACGACGAACTCGACGTGCAGATCGACAGCGCCTCACTGTGGACGGTCAACCACGCCTACGCCACCCGGCTGCACGCCGACCGCGTCTTCTGCGCCGGGGACGCCGTCCACCGGCACCCGCCGTCCAACGGCCTCGGCTCCAACACCTCCGTCCAGGACTCCTACAACCTGGCGTGGAAGCTGGCAGCCGTCCTCAAGGGCCACGCCGGGCCCGAACTGCTGGACACCTACTCCGACGAACGAGCCCCGGTCGCGCAGCAGATCGTCGAGCGCGCGAACCTCTCCCGGGACCAGTTCCTGCCCCTGTTCGATGCGCTCGGCGTCGTCGGCGGCGACGAGGAGGGCATCACCAAGGCCCTGCACGCGGCGCGGCAGCCGGACGCAGAGGGGGCGAAGAAGCGGCGGGCCATCCGCGAGGCGATCGAGCTGAAACACTACGAGTTCAACGCCCACGGCGTCGAGCACAACCAGCGCTACGCGTCAGCCGCTGTCATCCCTGACGGCACAATCGAGGCGATCTCCAGCGACGGAGAACTCTTCGGCCGCCCCACCTCCCGCCCCGGCGCGAAGCTGCCGCACGCCTGGCTCGTCGACGACAAGGGAGGGCGCATCTCGACGCTCGACCTGGTCGCCAGAGGCAGCTTCTCGGTCGTCACTGGCCTCGCCGGAACATCCTGGGCCGACGCGGCCGACATTCTGGCCCGGGAACTCGGCCTGGACCTGCGCGGTGTCGTCATCGACCGCGACGCCCACGACGCGTACGGCGAGTGGAGCCGCCGCGCGGAGATCGACGAGGAGGGCGCGCTGCTGGTCCGCCCGGACGGATACGTCGCCTGGCGCACACCGGGCGGCGCCACCGACCTCACTGAGGCGACCGATCTGCTGCGGCAGGCACTGACCGCGGTGCTCTGCCGAACCGCATGA
- a CDS encoding ATP-binding cassette domain-containing protein, which produces MADLSFTVRPGLVTGFLGPNGVGKSTTMWMILGLDVPTSGAVGQGRRVRDGDLGPDDRRVPDRLPAQPSDPVLQGRAEHHHECPGVTRVVLGTALYLTVLAVLSVGIGTLLRNTAASLSTVLGLVLVLAILTQTLPSATADKVFPHLPSNAGRALTLLQKDSAMLAPWTGFTVFCLYAVMVLTGAVVALKRRDV; this is translated from the coding sequence GTGGCGGATCTCAGTTTCACCGTCCGGCCCGGCCTCGTCACCGGATTCCTCGGGCCGAACGGCGTCGGCAAGTCCACCACGATGTGGATGATCCTGGGCCTGGACGTTCCCACTTCCGGTGCTGTGGGCCAAGGCCGCCGCGTACGCGACGGTGATCTGGGGCCTGATGACCGCCGCGTCCCTGACCGCCTGCCTGCTCAGCCAAGCGATCCTGTCCTCCAGGGGCGTGCAGAGCACCACCATGAGTGCCCCGGGGTCACCCGCGTGGTCCTGGGCACCGCCCTGTACCTGACAGTTCTCGCGGTACTGAGCGTGGGGATCGGCACGCTGCTGCGCAATACGGCGGCCAGCCTCTCCACGGTCCTCGGTCTGGTGCTGGTCCTGGCGATTCTCACGCAGACACTTCCTTCCGCAACGGCGGACAAGGTCTTCCCCCACCTGCCGAGCAACGCCGGGCGGGCGCTCACCCTCCTCCAGAAGGACTCGGCTATGTTGGCGCCCTGGACCGGGTTCACCGTCTTCTGTCTCTATGCGGTCATGGTCCTCACCGGGGCCGTGGTGGCACTGAAACGACGGGACGTGTAG
- a CDS encoding cyclase family protein, translated as MIDRTDPEGAIAEAAKKYSNWGRWGEDDVLGTLNFLDEAKRREGAALVRRGISFSLSQSFDMNGPQKGWRRRTNPVHTMLDTGTDAALGNQGFPHGIGGADDVIAMPLQCSTQWDGLGHIFDHGKAWNGRPAEKVVTSDGDLVTGIEHMAPYVAGRGVLLDVGQVIGADGELPDAFAITEEHLTATAEAHGVSVGRGDIVLVRTGQLARVRREGWGDYAGGPAPGLSFATAGWLHGTDIAAIATDTWGFEVRPNEFDHAFQPLHQVVIPNMGLLIGEMWDLDALAADCADDGVYEFWLTAAPLPITGAVGSPVNPVAVK; from the coding sequence ATGATCGACCGTACGGATCCCGAGGGCGCAATCGCCGAGGCCGCCAAGAAGTACTCCAACTGGGGCCGGTGGGGTGAGGACGATGTGCTCGGCACGCTCAACTTCCTCGACGAGGCCAAGCGGCGCGAAGGCGCTGCGCTCGTGCGCCGGGGAATCAGTTTCTCGCTGTCACAGTCCTTCGACATGAACGGCCCGCAGAAGGGCTGGCGGCGGCGAACCAACCCCGTGCACACGATGCTCGACACCGGCACCGACGCGGCCCTCGGCAACCAGGGCTTCCCGCACGGCATAGGCGGTGCCGACGACGTGATCGCGATGCCGTTGCAGTGCTCGACCCAGTGGGACGGGCTCGGGCATATCTTCGATCACGGCAAGGCGTGGAACGGGCGGCCGGCGGAGAAGGTGGTCACCTCCGACGGCGACCTCGTCACCGGCATCGAGCACATGGCGCCGTACGTCGCCGGGCGCGGGGTGCTGCTGGACGTGGGCCAAGTGATCGGCGCGGACGGCGAGCTGCCGGACGCGTTCGCGATCACCGAGGAGCATCTGACCGCGACCGCCGAGGCGCACGGCGTGAGCGTGGGCCGCGGGGACATCGTCCTGGTACGGACCGGGCAGCTGGCCCGCGTGCGTCGCGAGGGCTGGGGCGACTACGCGGGCGGCCCGGCGCCGGGGCTGTCGTTCGCCACGGCCGGCTGGCTGCACGGTACCGACATCGCCGCGATCGCCACGGACACCTGGGGCTTCGAGGTCCGTCCCAACGAGTTCGACCACGCCTTCCAGCCCCTGCACCAGGTCGTCATCCCGAACATGGGCCTGCTGATCGGCGAGATGTGGGACCTCGACGCCCTCGCCGCCGACTGCGCGGACGACGGCGTGTACGAGTTCTGGCTCACCGCCGCGCCCCTGCCCATCACCGGCGCCGTCGGTTCTCCCGTCAACCCCGTCGCCGTCAAATAG
- a CDS encoding FAD-dependent oxidoreductase, whose product MADSPTRRVLVIGGGASGNAVTILLRRAGITVDLIEAKPDWNATTGSGITLQGNALRVLRELGVWERVSTSGFPFGTLGITTPDGTVLHIAEDIKTGGDDLPATVGMQRPQLQRILIDAVRASGATVRLGTTAESLEQDADGVSARFSDGTESRYDLVIGADGLNSATRSAIGITERAEPTGMAIWRIAAPRPEGVERSDLAYGGPAYIAGYTPTSEHTIYAFVVEGCRERASIDPAAYADEMRRLAQAYGGAWPEITKHITDPTKVNYTWFDRLLVEGSWHRGRVVLIGDAAHCCPPTMAQGAAMSLEDALVLAELLTSGQAWDSELLQSYYERRIPRVRTVVEASMQIGRWQLDGVRDADIPGLIGRTMNFLKELP is encoded by the coding sequence ATGGCAGACAGCCCCACTCGCAGAGTCCTCGTCATCGGCGGTGGCGCCTCCGGCAACGCCGTGACCATTCTGCTGCGCCGCGCCGGTATCACCGTCGACCTCATCGAGGCCAAGCCCGACTGGAACGCGACCACCGGCTCCGGCATCACCCTCCAGGGCAACGCCCTGCGCGTGCTGCGCGAACTGGGTGTCTGGGAGCGGGTGAGCACCTCCGGCTTCCCCTTCGGCACGCTGGGCATCACCACCCCCGACGGCACGGTGCTGCACATCGCCGAGGACATCAAGACCGGGGGTGACGACCTGCCCGCCACCGTCGGCATGCAGCGCCCGCAACTCCAGCGGATCCTCATCGACGCGGTCCGCGCCTCCGGCGCCACGGTCCGGCTGGGTACCACCGCCGAGTCCCTGGAGCAGGACGCCGACGGTGTCTCGGCGCGCTTCAGCGACGGCACGGAGAGCCGCTACGACCTGGTGATCGGCGCCGACGGCCTCAACTCCGCCACTCGCTCCGCGATCGGCATCACCGAGCGAGCCGAGCCGACGGGCATGGCCATCTGGCGCATCGCCGCGCCGCGCCCCGAGGGCGTGGAGCGCAGCGACCTCGCCTATGGCGGTCCGGCCTACATCGCCGGCTACACCCCCACCAGCGAGCACACCATCTACGCCTTCGTCGTCGAGGGATGCCGCGAGCGTGCCTCCATCGACCCGGCTGCCTACGCCGACGAGATGCGCCGACTGGCGCAGGCCTATGGCGGAGCCTGGCCGGAGATCACCAAGCACATCACCGACCCGACGAAGGTCAACTACACCTGGTTCGACCGGCTACTGGTGGAGGGCTCCTGGCACCGCGGCCGGGTCGTGCTGATCGGCGACGCCGCCCACTGCTGCCCGCCCACCATGGCCCAGGGCGCGGCCATGTCCCTGGAGGACGCCCTGGTGCTCGCCGAACTGCTCACCAGCGGACAGGCCTGGGACAGCGAGCTGCTCCAGAGCTACTACGAGCGCCGCATTCCCCGGGTGCGGACCGTCGTCGAGGCGTCCATGCAGATCGGCCGGTGGCAGCTGGACGGTGTGCGTGACGCCGACATCCCCGGGCTGATCGGACGCACGATGAACTTCCTCAAGGAACTGCCGTGA